Proteins from a single region of Chloroflexota bacterium:
- a CDS encoding SUMF1/EgtB/PvdO family nonheme iron enzyme translates to MLFPDAILQARYQIVRELGNGGMGRVYLARDTRLGDRLVAVKENTTSSADAIAQFETEAVLLAMLNHPNLPRVSDHFVETHSQYLVMDYIEGEDLDATVKRAGALTETAALPWMMQVLGAVEYLHGQRPPIIHRDIKPGNIKVTPGGKAVLVDFGIAKLQIEGTATMVGARGITPGYTPPEQYDQHTDERSDVYALGATFYTLLTGQIPPASTLRTSGRASLAPPRQLRPALSSRVGAVIMRALELDARQRWQSARDMRLALQGQAVPAPVKWARTNRIIWASVASAVVLIALIALSAGGGVPGYVPAATPSPAPSAPRLGEERVFGSGAMVYVPAGDFKMGSNTNWNDEKPQHRVALDGYWIDKTEVTNAQYAKCVTAGACSAPVSLLSYTRPHYYLNAQYSNYPVIYVSWNDAQNFCGWDGKRLPTEAEWEKAARGTDGRVYPWGNEFEKSRLNSIDGGAGDTTTIGSYPQGASPYGALDMAGNVWEWVADRYSDTYYQNAPTLDPKGPDSGSSRVLRGGSYDFGAASARASGRIGSKGPLMYNYVGFRCAGSG, encoded by the coding sequence ATGTTATTTCCAGACGCCATCCTGCAAGCGCGCTATCAGATCGTGCGCGAATTGGGCAACGGCGGCATGGGCCGCGTGTACCTGGCGCGCGACACGCGCTTGGGTGATCGGCTGGTGGCCGTCAAGGAGAACACCACGTCGTCGGCCGATGCGATCGCGCAATTCGAGACGGAGGCTGTCCTGCTGGCGATGCTCAATCACCCGAACCTGCCGCGGGTATCAGACCACTTTGTGGAAACGCACAGCCAGTATCTGGTCATGGATTACATCGAGGGCGAAGACCTGGACGCCACCGTCAAGCGCGCCGGCGCACTGACGGAAACTGCCGCTCTGCCCTGGATGATGCAGGTGCTCGGCGCGGTCGAGTATCTGCACGGCCAGAGACCGCCCATCATCCATCGTGACATTAAGCCAGGCAACATCAAAGTAACGCCGGGCGGCAAGGCGGTGCTGGTCGATTTCGGGATCGCCAAGCTGCAAATTGAAGGTACCGCGACGATGGTGGGCGCGCGCGGGATCACACCCGGCTACACGCCGCCGGAACAGTATGACCAGCACACCGACGAGCGCAGCGACGTCTACGCGCTGGGCGCAACGTTCTATACGCTGCTGACCGGCCAGATACCCCCGGCGTCCACCCTGCGCACGTCGGGGCGCGCGTCGCTGGCGCCGCCCCGGCAGTTGCGGCCGGCATTGTCATCCCGGGTTGGGGCGGTGATTATGAGGGCGCTGGAGTTGGATGCGCGGCAACGCTGGCAAAGCGCCCGCGACATGCGATTGGCGTTGCAGGGGCAGGCGGTACCTGCGCCGGTCAAGTGGGCGCGCACTAATCGCATCATCTGGGCCTCCGTCGCCAGCGCTGTTGTGCTGATCGCGCTGATCGCGCTGTCGGCGGGTGGGGGAGTGCCCGGCTACGTTCCGGCGGCAACGCCATCGCCGGCGCCCTCTGCGCCGCGCCTGGGCGAAGAGCGTGTCTTCGGCAGCGGGGCGATGGTGTACGTACCGGCAGGCGACTTCAAGATGGGGAGCAACACCAACTGGAATGACGAGAAACCACAGCACAGGGTGGCGCTGGACGGCTACTGGATTGACAAGACCGAGGTGACAAACGCGCAGTATGCGAAGTGCGTGACGGCAGGGGCATGCAGCGCGCCAGTCTCTCTCCTTTCGTACACACGCCCACACTATTACCTTAACGCGCAGTACAGCAACTACCCGGTGATCTACGTCTCGTGGAACGACGCGCAGAACTTCTGCGGATGGGATGGGAAGCGGTTGCCGACGGAAGCGGAATGGGAGAAGGCGGCGCGCGGCACGGACGGGCGGGTTTATCCATGGGGTAATGAGTTTGAAAAGAGCAGGCTCAACTCGATTGATGGTGGAGCGGGGGACACAACTACTATAGGGAGCTATCCGCAAGGCGCCAGTCCGTACGGTGCGCTGGATATGGCGGGGAATGTATGGGAGTGGGTCGCGGACCGGTACAGTGATACCTATTATCAGAACGCGCCGACGCTAGACCCGAAGGGGCCGGATTCCGGCTCGAGTCGTGTGCTGCGCGGCGGGTCGTACGATTTCGGAGCAGCCAGCGCGCGCGCGTCCGGCCGCATCGGCAGCAAAGGGCCGCTGATGTACAACTACGTCGGTTTCCGGTGCGCGGGGAGTGGCTGA